In Paraburkholderia aromaticivorans, a single window of DNA contains:
- a CDS encoding type II toxin-antitoxin system RelE/ParE family toxin: MTVPVELTSKAMSDLAQIADHVKLYNDVTVARKVVKALLAEAKKLGEDHHHRLGEELDGYDGPPPREVHKWVCLGGRYEIHLEIKPAYADPPSTIFVLRVWDTRQDR, translated from the coding sequence ATGACCGTGCCCGTTGAACTGACCAGCAAGGCCATGTCCGACCTTGCTCAAATCGCTGACCATGTCAAGCTTTACAACGACGTCACAGTGGCGCGAAAGGTAGTTAAGGCACTGTTGGCCGAAGCGAAGAAGCTGGGCGAGGACCACCACCACCGGCTCGGGGAAGAACTGGACGGATACGACGGCCCGCCGCCCCGCGAGGTTCACAAGTGGGTGTGCCTGGGCGGGCGATACGAAATCCATCTCGAAATCAAACCCGCATACGCCGACCCTCCTAGCACAATCTTCGTGCTCCGGGTATGGGACACAAGGCAGGACCGCTGA
- a CDS encoding DUF4148 domain-containing protein, which yields MENLTRNCSTLAALALLLTGYAAAGAPHSGTHLSPTECRDLAAIRSNAPRTKSQHQSELSALRKAGYNPSPWHNDPHYPANLHAAQRLVDHWFETECKQLQPK from the coding sequence ATGGAAAACCTCACGAGAAACTGCTCGACGCTTGCTGCGTTGGCGCTCCTGCTGACTGGATATGCCGCCGCCGGCGCGCCACATAGCGGGACACATCTGAGCCCAACGGAGTGCCGTGACCTGGCCGCAATTAGAAGCAACGCGCCTCGGACGAAGTCGCAGCACCAAAGCGAGCTTTCGGCCCTGAGGAAAGCGGGCTACAACCCGTCACCGTGGCACAACGACCCACACTACCCAGCGAATCTACACGCGGCGCAGCGCCTGGTCGACCATTGGTTCGAAACGGAGTGCAAGCAGTTGCAACCCAAGTGA
- a CDS encoding CopG family ribbon-helix-helix protein — protein MALAEEVDALAEQIERPKQWIIKKALIAYLAREKEKRRLIQEGLDDVDAGRVVSMEQAEGWADSLGTQNERPVPRA, from the coding sequence GTGGCGTTGGCCGAGGAGGTTGACGCCCTGGCCGAGCAGATCGAACGCCCGAAGCAATGGATCATCAAGAAAGCCCTGATCGCGTACCTGGCGCGTGAAAAGGAAAAGCGACGTCTGATCCAGGAGGGCCTGGACGACGTTGACGCAGGCCGTGTGGTTTCGATGGAGCAAGCCGAAGGGTGGGCGGATAGCCTCGGAACGCAAAACGAACGGCCCGTGCCGCGTGCATGA
- a CDS encoding eCIS core domain-containing protein, translated as MEKVSVNVSHENDQRSRQPEGSTPVPSGFTTDRPREALASGGLLVAAAESVEIQSALLNDKAQPISQRQALARRIGQLRGNFHLQKVISSSRPEPAARDATGEFDADGKIAGTWAAHVVTGRRNGAGEHEHLGSGPGEVTPKADPKEVDRAPPRSAPISRSPDSVAEETIPEQHEPLDPSKAQHFGKRLGADFSGVTVHSGDDVAESRGASAVTFGSNIHFADGVLKRTGAEEILGHELVHTIQQGAVPVERPASDTPAHPVAAEAEAERLGPATARGDLGIVRLRAPSASQRKRTIPSSTVQVARGHAAEAKLAAVEARIAKESKEAIRARRQQRPPLHARVHALAPTAKGGAKHKSAWPEPRSDAHAYPAPKAPAISRRLPSITGARRPAIVMHAGQQAPRAAAVPFVPPPGATPGAAASSPDANALASVRGPAAALGRDVAAEGSRMAAQIRNRAAAVASAVVSVGERGSTRLRTAQVAATGEIDAQLAAGHAAIAGGEEAAVAAVQAELAAATADVHASGAAETGRVTKEAEQHQSQASRTAADKKAAVDATAESEAAVFRDGSDARAAKARQPASAGGETDSFKQEATQKADAQASANFNQDATRVHEGNRDAARSFGSFIDEQVTNFVSSIGQAVPEVTGHIAGLVHRAMSGLGKAASNVQSSVTALSGQAAHKMQAGAATVVQGVRSGAEALASALDSHAEQRAAEIATHAEQVAATLEQGAQQAALAVAAAPESTASELAPQARSQMAELAERAVAELGGLESRVAGQFGGIAQHGVAAIGGAASAAAVNLQSGAAGVATKLASGQAGASRTFQNAVRTTGQLLSEAGSQASADMGKAGSHVVSGVEDSAKQAQTDLGKTVDQASTEQQGNLAVVQGKTQATHADIDSSYTSLKSEADSRSSADQRQNAENGGQTFLELLLPKSWTAAIKSWFKDTFGEIAGGIIYGLLTALVPLLIIGGLCLLFEAAAPFIIGGALILGIGLGIYSRFSNFEKDNGRGPGFWEGLALVGLGIADVTGIPQVVEGIVGYRAFAEHNPDGTLRAKMSDFDRAEMIASGLLQLVSLGLGARSFKGKFGGKSVPPDINPPEVKPPEVKPPEVKPPEEKPPEVVPKAPPKVRVVRTGNKVSVSDAVTDDLLGLGELTGDGYLELGIYTKEANTTVRGGEVFEAILEEFRSGGDTVRGIRGLWYGGDNLATFNELIQMKATPEKAKMTPEEAAGATFTGKMAQRSGYPKVRIDYAKSVRNPDGTFKKAEIWFDP; from the coding sequence ATGGAGAAGGTGTCCGTAAACGTTAGCCACGAGAACGATCAACGGTCACGGCAGCCGGAAGGGAGCACGCCAGTACCCAGTGGATTTACCACTGACCGACCACGCGAAGCGCTCGCTTCTGGCGGATTGCTTGTCGCTGCCGCAGAGAGTGTCGAGATTCAGAGCGCGCTCCTGAACGACAAGGCGCAGCCCATTTCGCAACGACAGGCCCTTGCTCGCCGGATTGGACAATTGCGCGGAAACTTTCACCTTCAGAAAGTGATTTCGTCCAGCCGACCGGAACCCGCAGCGCGGGATGCTACAGGTGAATTCGATGCTGACGGCAAAATCGCGGGGACATGGGCCGCGCACGTTGTCACGGGTCGGCGTAATGGAGCCGGGGAACATGAGCATCTGGGTTCGGGGCCGGGTGAGGTCACCCCGAAAGCAGACCCAAAGGAGGTGGACCGCGCCCCCCCGAGGAGTGCGCCCATCTCCCGCTCACCTGATTCAGTGGCCGAAGAGACAATTCCGGAGCAACACGAACCGCTCGATCCAAGCAAGGCGCAGCACTTCGGAAAGCGGTTGGGTGCGGACTTCAGCGGCGTCACGGTGCACAGCGGCGACGACGTCGCCGAAAGCCGCGGGGCTAGCGCAGTCACCTTCGGGAGCAACATACACTTCGCAGACGGCGTATTAAAGCGAACTGGCGCCGAAGAAATTCTCGGTCATGAACTGGTTCACACGATTCAGCAAGGCGCGGTACCGGTCGAGCGGCCGGCATCCGATACACCTGCCCATCCGGTAGCGGCCGAAGCAGAAGCAGAGCGGCTGGGGCCGGCGACAGCGCGCGGCGATCTCGGTATCGTCAGGCTCAGAGCCCCCTCGGCGTCGCAACGTAAACGGACAATCCCGTCGAGCACGGTCCAGGTGGCGCGGGGCCACGCAGCCGAAGCGAAGCTGGCAGCAGTCGAAGCGCGCATCGCCAAAGAGAGTAAGGAAGCGATCCGCGCTCGGCGGCAGCAACGGCCGCCCCTCCACGCACGGGTGCACGCGCTTGCGCCGACCGCCAAGGGAGGGGCGAAGCATAAGTCCGCATGGCCAGAGCCGCGCTCGGATGCGCATGCGTATCCGGCGCCGAAGGCGCCTGCGATCTCCCGTAGACTGCCATCCATTACAGGTGCGAGGCGGCCGGCAATTGTGATGCACGCTGGGCAGCAAGCACCGAGGGCGGCCGCCGTCCCCTTTGTACCACCGCCCGGGGCGACGCCGGGAGCCGCGGCTTCGTCACCCGACGCCAACGCGCTGGCAAGCGTGCGTGGTCCGGCGGCCGCGCTCGGCCGCGATGTCGCAGCCGAAGGCTCACGCATGGCCGCACAGATCCGGAACCGGGCCGCAGCAGTCGCGTCAGCCGTCGTGAGTGTCGGCGAGCGGGGATCGACTCGACTTCGCACTGCGCAGGTTGCGGCGACTGGCGAAATCGATGCACAGTTGGCCGCCGGTCACGCAGCCATCGCGGGCGGCGAAGAAGCTGCGGTGGCGGCAGTACAAGCCGAACTTGCCGCAGCCACCGCCGATGTCCACGCAAGCGGAGCAGCCGAGACAGGCCGCGTCACGAAAGAGGCCGAGCAGCACCAGTCGCAAGCATCACGGACCGCCGCCGACAAGAAAGCCGCAGTAGACGCGACAGCAGAGTCCGAGGCGGCGGTGTTCCGGGATGGCAGTGACGCGCGGGCGGCCAAGGCACGGCAGCCTGCCAGCGCGGGCGGCGAGACGGACAGCTTCAAACAGGAGGCGACGCAGAAAGCAGATGCCCAGGCGAGTGCAAACTTCAATCAGGACGCCACCCGGGTCCATGAGGGTAACCGCGACGCTGCTCGCAGCTTTGGAAGTTTCATTGATGAGCAGGTAACGAATTTCGTATCCTCCATCGGGCAGGCTGTGCCCGAGGTGACAGGCCATATTGCTGGTCTGGTTCACCGCGCGATGTCGGGTCTGGGAAAAGCGGCATCGAACGTCCAGAGTAGCGTGACTGCGCTGTCGGGTCAGGCCGCACACAAGATGCAAGCCGGTGCTGCAACCGTCGTTCAGGGCGTTCGGTCCGGAGCTGAAGCTTTGGCCAGCGCCCTCGACTCCCATGCCGAACAGCGCGCCGCCGAAATCGCGACGCACGCCGAGCAAGTGGCTGCCACTCTCGAGCAGGGAGCACAGCAGGCGGCATTGGCCGTGGCTGCGGCACCCGAATCGACGGCTTCGGAACTGGCGCCGCAGGCCCGATCTCAGATGGCCGAGCTAGCCGAGCGGGCAGTTGCCGAACTGGGGGGGCTGGAATCCCGCGTCGCCGGTCAGTTCGGAGGAATCGCGCAGCATGGCGTCGCCGCCATCGGCGGGGCTGCGAGCGCGGCCGCTGTAAATCTGCAAAGCGGCGCCGCAGGCGTTGCGACGAAGCTTGCTTCTGGGCAGGCCGGCGCCTCGCGCACGTTCCAGAACGCGGTCCGGACTACGGGCCAGCTATTGTCGGAGGCAGGGTCTCAAGCATCGGCTGATATGGGCAAAGCGGGTTCCCACGTCGTTTCAGGAGTGGAGGACAGCGCGAAGCAGGCGCAAACCGATCTCGGCAAGACGGTCGATCAGGCGTCCACGGAACAGCAGGGCAACCTTGCAGTCGTCCAGGGAAAAACGCAGGCGACGCACGCCGATATTGATTCGAGCTACACGTCGCTCAAGTCCGAGGCGGACTCCAGGTCGTCGGCCGATCAGCGACAGAACGCCGAAAATGGCGGCCAGACGTTCCTCGAGTTGCTCCTGCCGAAGTCGTGGACGGCGGCGATCAAAAGCTGGTTCAAGGACACATTCGGCGAGATCGCGGGCGGCATCATCTATGGTCTGCTCACGGCTTTGGTGCCGCTCCTTATCATCGGCGGCCTATGCCTGCTTTTTGAAGCGGCTGCACCGTTCATCATCGGCGGTGCGTTGATCCTCGGCATCGGACTCGGCATCTATTCCCGGTTTTCGAACTTTGAAAAAGACAACGGACGAGGGCCCGGTTTTTGGGAAGGATTGGCGCTCGTCGGTCTGGGGATCGCTGACGTCACAGGCATTCCGCAGGTCGTCGAGGGGATAGTCGGATACAGGGCTTTTGCCGAACACAATCCAGACGGCACCCTGAGAGCGAAGATGAGCGACTTCGACCGGGCTGAGATGATCGCGTCCGGGCTGCTCCAACTCGTGTCGCTCGGCCTCGGCGCTCGTTCGTTCAAGGGAAAATTCGGCGGCAAAAGTGTACCGCCAGACATCAACCCGCCCGAGGTGAAGCCGCCTGAGGTGAAGCCGCCTGAGGTCAAACCGCCGGAAGAAAAGCCGCCCGAAGTCGTGCCTAAGGCACCGCCGAAGGTGCGGGTCGTCCGTACCGGCAACAAAGTCAGTGTTAGCGACGCAGTCACGGATGACCTGCTCGGCTTGGGAGAACTAACGGGAGACGGCTATCTGGAGCTTGGCATCTATACGAAGGAAGCAAACACCACGGTGCGAGGCGGCGAGGTATTTGAAGCGATTTTAGAGGAGTTCCGCTCTGGCGGAGACACCGTCCGGGGCATTCGTGGCTTATGGTATGGGGGAGACAATCTCGCTACTTTCAATGAACTCATCCAAATGAAAGCGACACCTGAGAAAGCGAAAATGACACCTGAGGAAGCCGCCGGCGCAACGTTCACTGGCAAAATGGCGCAGCGCAGCGGTTACCCAAAGGTTCGAATCGACTATGCCAAGTCGGTGCGCAATCCAGACGGTACATTCAAGAAGGCGGAAATCTGGTTCGACCCATGA
- a CDS encoding MFS transporter, which yields MSSTHHALGNIDCRCASAAPLPADEAQETTGLIGARLDRLPATRAIWSLVVLISLGGFFEFYELFATAYIAPGIVRSGVLHATSNNFLSLDSVASFIAAAFLGLLIGTLMFGTVADRLGRRSVFTLSLLWYTASAAIMAFQTTPLGLNFWRLMVGIGLGVELVTIDSYLSELVPKHVRGRAFALNQLVTYLAVPVIACLAWRLVPLSPFGFDGWRWVVLIGSVGAVAVWVIRLRVPESPRWLAARGRHDEANAVMEALEARVARESGAPLPSPAAETGEIVELGSLGEIFRPPYRSRTLMLSVFHVFQTVGLYGFSNWVPTFLMHQGLAVTASLAYTLGITLVMPFGPLIAMWYGDRVERKWQIVGSALLVAVAGLCFAQSRTPGLTVLTGALVTLGATTLSYNFHAYQSELYPTRVRARAIGFVYAWSRLSGIFSGFLIAYALRGGGVSAALLLIAACMGIDALVVGVLGPATRGRSLESISQ from the coding sequence ATGTCATCGACACATCATGCCCTGGGCAACATTGACTGCCGCTGCGCGAGCGCGGCGCCACTCCCGGCCGACGAGGCACAGGAAACCACCGGACTCATTGGCGCACGGCTCGACCGGCTACCCGCGACGCGGGCGATCTGGTCGCTGGTCGTGCTGATCTCGCTCGGCGGTTTCTTTGAGTTTTACGAGTTGTTCGCGACCGCGTACATTGCGCCAGGCATCGTTCGCTCTGGCGTGCTGCATGCGACGTCGAATAATTTTCTCAGCCTCGACAGCGTCGCCAGCTTCATTGCTGCCGCGTTTCTCGGCCTGCTGATCGGCACACTGATGTTCGGCACCGTCGCCGACCGGCTGGGCCGGCGCTCGGTATTCACGCTGTCGCTGTTGTGGTACACAGCGTCGGCCGCCATCATGGCGTTCCAGACCACGCCGCTCGGCCTGAACTTCTGGCGTCTGATGGTCGGCATCGGCCTTGGCGTCGAGCTCGTGACCATCGACAGTTACCTTAGCGAACTGGTACCAAAACACGTGCGCGGCCGTGCGTTCGCGTTGAATCAGCTCGTCACGTATCTGGCGGTGCCGGTCATCGCGTGCCTCGCGTGGCGTCTCGTACCACTGTCGCCGTTCGGCTTCGACGGCTGGCGCTGGGTTGTGCTAATCGGTTCAGTCGGCGCGGTTGCGGTCTGGGTGATCCGGTTGCGCGTGCCAGAAAGCCCGCGCTGGCTCGCCGCGCGCGGCCGCCACGACGAAGCGAACGCGGTGATGGAAGCGCTCGAGGCGCGAGTCGCGCGCGAATCAGGTGCACCGCTGCCCTCGCCTGCAGCAGAAACTGGAGAGATCGTCGAACTGGGAAGCCTGGGCGAAATCTTTCGTCCGCCGTATCGCTCGCGCACGCTGATGCTGTCCGTCTTTCACGTGTTCCAGACGGTCGGGCTCTACGGCTTTTCGAACTGGGTGCCGACCTTCCTGATGCATCAGGGTCTCGCAGTGACGGCGAGCCTCGCGTATACGCTTGGTATCACGCTGGTCATGCCGTTCGGGCCGCTAATCGCGATGTGGTACGGCGATCGCGTCGAGCGCAAATGGCAGATCGTTGGCTCGGCGCTGCTGGTGGCCGTCGCCGGACTGTGTTTTGCGCAATCGCGCACACCTGGCCTGACCGTGCTGACCGGCGCACTGGTGACGCTCGGTGCGACAACGCTGTCGTACAACTTCCACGCCTATCAGTCGGAACTCTATCCAACGCGAGTGCGGGCGCGTGCGATCGGCTTCGTCTATGCGTGGAGCCGGCTGTCCGGAATCTTCAGCGGCTTTCTGATCGCCTATGCGCTGCGCGGCGGTGGTGTGTCGGCAGCGCTTCTGCTGATCGCCGCTTGCATGGGCATCGATGCGCTGGTTGTCGGCGTGCTGGGACCGGCGACACGCGGGCGATCGCTGGAGTCGATTTCGCAGTAG
- a CDS encoding formylglycine-generating enzyme family protein — protein sequence MAQQDLNPLLEVHPAGTIRTVTLVHGCAFQFVWCPPGNGVVGSSFADAPTIEQPCQPIRLTQGFWIARTPVTRTQWQEIAGQLPQAPESLANSDEHPVSGITWDDARNFCSHLSDRLRVDGVISSDAHVDLPYEAEWEYACRAGTTQRWFFGDDQAMLEEYAWYRVNSNGQTHRAGGRKPNPWGLFDLYGNVAEWCRDTFRRYGSMEVVDPHDLNDHGLMKAVRGGDFAAGADECRSAARAFSDRDNDYNEPTGLRPVVRQAVPR from the coding sequence ATGGCCCAACAAGATTTGAATCCCTTACTTGAAGTCCATCCTGCCGGGACTATCCGCACGGTAACGCTTGTGCATGGGTGCGCCTTCCAGTTCGTGTGGTGCCCTCCAGGCAATGGCGTGGTTGGCAGCAGCTTTGCGGATGCACCAACAATCGAACAGCCTTGCCAGCCGATCCGGTTGACGCAGGGCTTTTGGATCGCTCGAACTCCTGTCACGCGCACGCAATGGCAAGAGATCGCGGGCCAATTGCCGCAGGCGCCTGAGTCTCTGGCAAATAGCGACGAACATCCCGTTTCCGGAATCACGTGGGATGACGCGCGCAACTTCTGTTCACATCTGTCCGATCGTCTGCGCGTCGATGGCGTGATTAGCAGCGACGCGCACGTAGATTTACCGTACGAAGCCGAATGGGAGTATGCCTGCCGGGCAGGTACGACTCAGCGCTGGTTTTTTGGCGACGATCAGGCGATGCTGGAAGAATACGCTTGGTATCGTGTCAACAGCAACGGTCAAACTCACCGCGCCGGCGGCCGTAAGCCCAATCCGTGGGGGCTTTTCGATCTTTATGGCAACGTTGCCGAGTGGTGTCGGGACACTTTCCGTCGCTACGGGTCGATGGAAGTTGTCGATCCGCACGATCTGAATGATCACGGACTAATGAAAGCGGTCCGGGGAGGCGATTTCGCCGCGGGTGCCGACGAATGCCGGTCCGCAGCCCGGGCTTTCTCAGACCGAGACAATGATTACAACGAGCCTACGGGACTACGGCCTGTCGTTAGGCAGGCCGTTCCCCGCTGA
- a CDS encoding DUF305 domain-containing protein: MRSFLRPLKRSSFVLVALAATVGTSAVAFAASPAGTSAEEAPFLAENDKAMTKMMDDMSIKPTGDVDRDFVAMMVPHHQGAIDMAQAELRYGHNEQLRRIAQEIVVEQQQEIVAMRLALGQTLPAPAPAPDQPTPASPPAPAHSMSHDTTHMSMQKEPQ; encoded by the coding sequence ATGCGTTCCTTTCTTCGCCCGCTCAAACGCTCGTCGTTTGTACTCGTTGCCCTCGCGGCGACAGTGGGCACATCTGCTGTCGCGTTTGCCGCTAGCCCCGCCGGCACGAGTGCCGAAGAGGCACCCTTCCTCGCCGAAAACGACAAGGCGATGACGAAGATGATGGACGACATGTCCATCAAGCCGACAGGCGACGTCGATCGGGACTTCGTGGCGATGATGGTGCCGCACCATCAGGGCGCAATTGACATGGCGCAGGCCGAGCTGCGCTATGGACACAATGAGCAACTGCGCCGCATCGCCCAGGAAATCGTGGTCGAGCAGCAGCAGGAAATCGTCGCGATGCGGCTCGCGCTGGGCCAGACGCTGCCGGCGCCCGCCCCTGCACCCGACCAGCCGACGCCCGCATCCCCGCCCGCGCCGGCACACTCGATGTCTCATGACACCACTCACATGAGCATGCAAAAGGAGCCTCAATGA
- a CDS encoding YncE family protein, which yields MKPTSIAVTAFAVITLTAAQSVLAGQAPGLLADPDIPVSHHDRVYAAEQFSNTVSVTDPADNHLVGVIRLGDPAPANFSPLYRGQVLVHGMGFSPDHHTLAVVSIGSNSVTFIDTQTNAIRHVAYVGRSPHEAFFTPDGKEVWVTVRGENYVDVLDGKTFEEKTRITVPAGPGMQIFSPDGKYGYVCSSFNPETEVISVADHKIVGKVTQASPFCPDLAATPDGKQVWFTLKDVGKTQVFDARPPFALLKTIDTGPITNHVNIVHNANGMFAYVTVGGLNQVKVFRTDDFSQVATIPVGNLPHGIWPSGDGSRVYVGLENADGMTAIDTLTNKVIANVPIGQAPQAVTYVPNAVPEGDGTQNTQPLGLAGQTIHLALMPVGTGKPGGAASAPTTVTLFDQGLVQVLQAAVTGLQPKQAYVLGFSDKPDGTGNVEPLANFTTNPAGAAIVNALGQIRQVVAPGGSTEGDRRRYLVIAPQVSGKPGAVVQVQPL from the coding sequence ATGAAACCCACGTCCATCGCGGTTACCGCCTTTGCGGTCATCACCCTCACCGCAGCGCAGTCTGTGCTGGCTGGCCAGGCGCCAGGTTTACTGGCCGATCCAGACATCCCGGTCAGCCACCATGATCGCGTGTACGCGGCCGAGCAGTTCTCCAACACGGTCTCCGTGACCGATCCTGCGGACAACCACCTGGTCGGTGTCATTCGACTCGGCGATCCGGCGCCCGCCAACTTCAGCCCGCTGTACCGCGGCCAGGTGCTCGTGCACGGCATGGGCTTCTCGCCGGACCACCACACGCTCGCAGTCGTGTCGATCGGCTCCAATTCCGTCACGTTCATCGACACACAGACGAACGCGATCAGGCATGTCGCCTACGTCGGCCGCTCCCCGCACGAGGCGTTCTTCACGCCGGACGGCAAGGAGGTCTGGGTGACCGTGCGCGGGGAAAACTATGTCGACGTCCTTGACGGCAAGACTTTTGAAGAAAAGACGCGCATTACCGTTCCCGCGGGCCCCGGCATGCAGATCTTTTCTCCGGACGGCAAGTATGGATACGTGTGTTCGTCGTTCAATCCGGAGACCGAGGTAATCTCGGTAGCCGACCACAAGATTGTCGGCAAGGTCACACAGGCGAGCCCGTTCTGCCCTGACCTCGCGGCGACGCCGGACGGCAAGCAGGTCTGGTTCACGCTGAAGGATGTGGGCAAGACCCAGGTGTTCGATGCACGTCCGCCCTTTGCGTTGCTGAAGACGATCGACACGGGTCCGATCACCAATCACGTCAACATCGTGCACAACGCAAATGGGATGTTTGCCTACGTGACCGTGGGCGGCCTAAATCAGGTGAAGGTTTTCCGGACCGACGACTTCTCGCAGGTCGCGACGATTCCGGTCGGCAACCTGCCGCATGGCATCTGGCCGTCAGGCGACGGCAGCCGGGTTTATGTGGGCCTGGAGAACGCCGACGGCATGACCGCGATCGATACGCTGACCAACAAGGTCATCGCCAACGTGCCGATCGGGCAGGCGCCGCAGGCAGTGACCTACGTGCCGAACGCCGTGCCGGAGGGCGATGGCACTCAGAACACACAACCGCTCGGATTGGCGGGGCAGACCATCCATCTCGCGCTGATGCCCGTTGGCACGGGCAAACCGGGGGGCGCCGCGAGCGCCCCCACCACCGTCACTCTGTTCGATCAGGGACTGGTACAGGTTCTCCAGGCTGCCGTCACCGGGCTGCAGCCGAAGCAGGCCTACGTGCTGGGTTTCTCGGACAAACCCGATGGCACCGGCAATGTGGAACCGCTCGCGAACTTCACGACGAACCCGGCCGGCGCTGCGATTGTCAATGCGCTGGGCCAGATTCGCCAGGTAGTTGCACCGGGGGGAAGCACGGAAGGCGACAGGCGCCGCTATCTCGTAATCGCTCCGCAAGTATCGGGTAAGCCGGGCGCGGTGGTCCAGGTGCAGCCGCTTTAA
- a CDS encoding MmgE/PrpD family protein: MALPTQSNSLSTHAGAPTDPNGPTGRLAAWLASVSADDIPAHVLERAKHLSLDGIGYALVGAQLPWSSKAVELVCAIEDGERATLIGRGQRTSAPAAALLNGTFIQGFELDDFHPLAPLHAASVVLPSMFATAELLGGTTGAEFLLAATCGYEVGPRVGLALHGSEMLSRGWHSGAVFGTHASAAAAGKLRGLSAASFEDALGLAGTQSGGLMAAQFEAMSKRMHHGFAARAGLYAATLAHGGYSGIKRVFEREYGGFLSTFGEGHSPDALQVCGQLGDRWETEAYIIKPYAAMGALLAPIGAMLELRERRRFRPDDIEAIELDCASAAFHHGGWQAERPLTPIGAQMNMAYAVAVAALDGAALMNQFRPERINADDVWAFMRKIAVRHETAFDVDGPLARGAVLMRVTFADGSCEEKLLRHPRGQRIEPMSNHDIVEKFRALTGGIVGPARQREIESLVLNIERLADVRVLIDVLAPPVENAMA; encoded by the coding sequence ATGGCACTCCCCACCCAGTCGAACAGCCTCTCGACGCATGCCGGCGCTCCCACCGATCCGAACGGCCCGACCGGCCGGCTCGCCGCGTGGCTCGCGTCCGTCTCCGCCGACGACATCCCCGCGCACGTGCTGGAGCGTGCGAAGCACCTGTCGCTCGACGGCATCGGCTACGCGTTGGTCGGCGCCCAGCTGCCGTGGTCGAGCAAAGCCGTCGAGCTGGTGTGCGCGATCGAAGACGGCGAGCGTGCGACGCTGATCGGCCGCGGCCAGCGTACGAGCGCGCCCGCCGCCGCGTTGCTCAATGGGACCTTCATTCAGGGCTTCGAACTCGACGATTTCCATCCGCTCGCGCCGCTGCACGCCGCATCCGTCGTGCTGCCTTCTATGTTCGCGACCGCCGAGCTGCTCGGCGGCACCACGGGCGCCGAATTCCTGCTCGCGGCCACCTGCGGCTACGAAGTCGGGCCGCGGGTCGGGCTCGCGCTGCACGGGTCCGAAATGCTGTCGCGCGGCTGGCACTCGGGCGCCGTGTTCGGCACGCACGCCAGCGCCGCGGCGGCCGGCAAGCTGCGCGGCCTGTCGGCCGCTTCATTCGAAGATGCGTTAGGACTCGCCGGCACGCAATCTGGCGGGTTAATGGCCGCGCAGTTCGAGGCGATGTCCAAGCGTATGCACCATGGCTTCGCCGCGCGCGCCGGACTGTACGCGGCGACGCTCGCACACGGCGGCTATTCCGGCATCAAGCGCGTGTTCGAACGCGAATACGGCGGCTTCCTGTCGACTTTCGGCGAAGGGCACTCACCCGATGCACTACAGGTGTGCGGCCAGCTCGGCGACAGGTGGGAGACCGAGGCGTACATCATCAAGCCGTATGCCGCGATGGGCGCGCTGCTAGCCCCGATTGGCGCGATGCTCGAACTGCGCGAACGCCGGCGCTTCCGGCCCGACGACATCGAAGCGATCGAACTCGATTGCGCGAGCGCGGCGTTCCATCATGGCGGCTGGCAGGCCGAGCGGCCGCTCACGCCAATCGGAGCGCAGATGAACATGGCATACGCCGTCGCGGTCGCGGCGCTCGACGGCGCCGCGCTGATGAACCAGTTCCGTCCCGAGCGGATCAACGCCGACGACGTGTGGGCGTTCATGCGCAAGATTGCCGTACGCCATGAAACCGCGTTCGACGTGGACGGCCCGCTCGCGCGCGGCGCCGTGCTGATGCGCGTGACCTTCGCCGACGGTAGCTGTGAAGAGAAGCTGCTGCGGCATCCGCGCGGACAGCGCATCGAGCCGATGTCGAATCACGACATCGTCGAGAAGTTTCGCGCGCTGACCGGTGGCATTGTCGGGCCGGCGCGTCAACGCGAGATCGAATCGTTGGTGCTGAACATCGAGCGCCTAGCCGATGTACGTGTGCTGATCGACGTGCTCGCGCCGCCGGTCGAGAACGCGATGGCCTAG